The following nucleotide sequence is from Mangifera indica cultivar Alphonso chromosome 17, CATAS_Mindica_2.1, whole genome shotgun sequence.
TATAAACAAAAGTCTACGGCTACCAAACCATATTCGTGTTACGATGGGGTTTCCTTTGGCTGACAAAATCTACACAAGCTACAAGGACGTTTCTTGACAATATGAATGCAGTTCGTCGATTGAATCCAAATCCAATTTCAGTTGATTGAAGCTCGTTTACACAATTACCAATTGCCACCTTGCTTTTGATTAGATCCATATCCATCCCCTTGCTCTTGATTCTCATGTGTTAGCACCCATGATACTATacagtaatgttatatatacatattttttatatataatttagatatacagatgacatatcattatatgattggatattattttatatttaattcaaaattatctaatcacattatgacatattatctatatatctaaattatatatcaagaaTGTGttaacatagttttattacgATACTATTTGTTTAAACAAATCTTACTCATTTATTCAAATGAAATCCTGAGAACTAAAATCAAATCCTGAAAATCAATTAGAAATGCCTGCTCCAATTGCTGATGCCAACAGCATTATTCAGATATACAAAATCAATATCATGATACAGCGACTCGTATAATTCCAAACCGTATAAAACTAAAAACCCAAATCATATATATCAGGCAATACTATTACTATCAAGAAAGTGAGGCACTAGAACAACAAGCCAATGACAACAAACATGAAGAAAGCGAAGGTAAAGCCACGGGATGATGAGGCAGCGCTAGGAGGAGTGGTTGAGCCAGAAGGACCAGGGGTTGTGTTATCAGAGTCAGCAACAACGTTGATGGCTAGTTTTTGGCCAGCGGAACAGTGCCCAGTAATGGTACATATGTAGTAATGTTCACCAGTGGAGTTGAGGGTCAAAGTCACTGGCCCAGTTTGAAAAAGTTGGGTGGGATTTGTAGTGCTGCAGCTGTCATAAGCATCCTTTGTGACAATGGCCACATCATGAGCTCCGGTAGTAAAGTCGAAGGCTGCAAGAAAAAGCGGTGTTAATGTAATCTTATCACAAATTAAACAGCCATCAAAAGAGAAGGATAAGTTATCAAGTATGCTTCAGAAATTGGAAATTCACCTAGAGTGTCATTGATGTGGAAGACTTTATCAGCAGCCCAGTTGGTGTAAAAGGTGGAGTCAGATGGGCGAACCCAGCCAGTAGAGTCACCAACAGTGTAATCTTCTGCATATGTGACCTGCAGCATCGCTGCTGATAAAACTAGAGCAACAATAACTTCTGCCATACTGATTCTAGCC
It contains:
- the LOC123200332 gene encoding umecyanin-like; protein product: MARISMAEVIVALVLSAAMLQVTYAEDYTVGDSTGWVRPSDSTFYTNWAADKVFHINDTLAFDFTTGAHDVAIVTKDAYDSCSTTNPTQLFQTGPVTLTLNSTGEHYYICTITGHCSAGQKLAINVVADSDNTTPGPSGSTTPPSAASSSRGFTFAFFMFVVIGLLF